Proteins from one Brevibacillus humidisoli genomic window:
- a CDS encoding cupin domain-containing protein has protein sequence MNAFTMSGLMSAREQSGEPYYEFLRVSAMSAGIYQLEAGAVDLQQPHTEDEVYYVVQGRGQLRVGEENISVEPGSIVFVEAGVEHRFHTITESLTVFVFFAPAEYSLRDKQK, from the coding sequence ATGAACGCCTTTACCATGTCAGGCTTGATGTCCGCTCGCGAGCAGTCGGGGGAACCGTATTACGAGTTTTTGCGTGTTTCAGCGATGAGTGCAGGAATCTATCAGCTGGAGGCCGGGGCAGTCGATTTGCAGCAGCCCCATACGGAAGACGAGGTGTATTATGTTGTCCAGGGACGCGGCCAGTTACGCGTCGGCGAGGAGAATATTTCTGTCGAACCGGGCTCCATTGTCTTTGTGGAAGCCGGGGTGGAGCACCGCTTTCATACGATAACCGAATCGTTGACCGTGTTCGTCTTTTTTGCTCCGGCTGAATACTCGCTGAGGGATAAGCAGAAATAA